TGGACGAAGCAAGCACGCACCGACCCCTTGGAGACATGTATGTCCAGGCAGAAAGGGTGGTGGTAAGGATCAGTCATCTGGTTAAAAGTTGGCACTCGGTCCCTCTTCCCCTCAACTATGTCATCCTTATGCACTGCAGGCTCTGCTTTCAGCTTTGGGACCTTCAAACGAGCTGGCTTCTCAGGTTCCACCTTCTCGCAATCGGATGGATCCTTGGCATTGGGTTTATCTCTCTTCCATCTGCGGCGCAAGGGCAAGTTATACTCCTCAAACTCCTTGGACCCCCTGTCCAGCTTGTAGAAGAGCTGCTTGCGGTGCCTCATGTCATCTATCTCATCATCCGAATCGTGCATGTGTTCTTCTCCATGTTCTTGGAAGGTATCAAGACACTGGTCACCCGGCGTGGGATCCGAGGAGAAGCCGAAGGAAGCGGGCCAGAGGTCGTCATCAACAACGTCAATGTGGAAGCCCACGCCAAGTGGGTTGGCATCGGAGCAAGGCAAGGTCTGGGGCAGCTGAATTTGCGTAGGAGAGCGGCAGGGTGGCGTGGCCGAGGCTCCGGATGGTAGAATAGAGAGCGAGCGGAAGACATGAAGTAGCTCGGAGAGCCGTGGAGGCGGCTGAGACCAGCGCTGCCGCGCTTGGAGAAGCATGTGCCGAAGTGGCATTTGCGCAAGCACCCTACGGGCGTGCTGGTTAGAGAAGCGTTCTGTTTCTCGTGTAATCAAGAGTTGTGTGTCTGTAGAGGGGGGATGGGGGCCTTACCAAAAGTAGCAGCTCCACCGGCGGGACGGCCGATCGGGGAAGTTGCCACGCCGGCCTCAGTTACTCTGCCGGCGCCGCTTAGTTCAACTATTCGAGTCGCTCTGCAGAGCTTGCAAGGTTGAGGCAAAGGTGGAGTGGGATCTGGGAGCCGCCGGTGCGGGGTGGATATGAGCGAACAGACCGTAGCAGTGGCGTGCTCGCCGGCCGACCAGTGGGGCGGAGGAGTTGCCGCGGAGGAAACACGCCGGCGACAGGAGGACCGGTGATGGTGAAATGAAATGCAGAAAACAACCACAATAGCAATAGCGGTGTCattgcgaatcaacctgtggttgagatggttaggtggcagtggtattcccaacccatcagggttcaaatcctggtgcttgcattattcctggatttatttcaggatttccggcgatgcgctttcagtgggaggagacgtttccgtcgacgacgaggcgcctatggtgacagggtgtacgtgtgtgcgttcataggatgagtgtatgcgcgtatatatgagcgcttgtgtctgtactgatgctaaaaaaaagcaATGGCGGTGTCATTAGCAGAAAAATCACCAATTACTCAAAAAATCACCGCACCAAAAATTAACGGTGACAAAAAACACCGACGGTAATTGGTCAGGCCCACCGCCAGGCTGAGTTGGCAGGCGAAAATGCCACGTGGACACTTGGTTTTTTATTTAAATTAGTACAGACACAAACACTCATAtatacgtgcatacactcacccatatgacgcgcacacacaccctacccctatgagcaactccgagagactgagccgacatatcatcttgagattttacgaagtcgccATAGACGCCTCATAATCGacaggaacatctcctcccactgaaagcgtatcgccggaaattttgaaataaattcaggataaatgtgaacaccaggacttgaaccctgatgggctgtgGATACCacaaccatccaaccacatgttggttcactAGACATTGGACTcggtgttcttcttcttccttctcccctctctctGCAATACATCGAGCATCTCATGTGCATCAAACTAACTTTCAGTCAAATTCAGATTCATCTTTTCATGGAAGTTGCTAAATCTGGAGCTCGATGTCGAGCCTCCTGGAGCCCTCGGGGGTGACCGGTCCATGCGCTTGTTGAaaataccctagaggcaataataaaatggtattATCATATTTttcgttcatgataaatgtttattattcatgctatagttgtattgaccggaaagttaaatatatgtgtgaatacataaactacaccgtgtccctaataagcctctactagactagctcgttgatcaaagatggttatggtttcctaactctagacatgagttgtcatttgataacgggatcacatcattaggagagtgatgtgatggacagacccaaccataagcttagcatcagatcgtttagttatttgttatagctttcttcatgtcaagtatcggtttcttagaccatgagatcatgccactcccggataccggaggaatgtcttgtgttctatcaaacgtcactttgtaactgggtgatcataaaggtgctctacatgtatctccgaaggtgtctgttgggttgcatggatcgagactgagatttgtcgcTCTATGTGACAAAgggatatctctgggccctctcggtgatacaacatcataagaagcttcatgtgactaatgagtttagtcacgagatcttgtattactgaacgagtaaagagatttgtcagtaacaagattgaactaggtatggagataccaacgatcgaatctcggacaagtaacatattgCCAAACAAAggaaattgcatacgggattgtCTGAATCcttgactgaaggaaatatgccctagaggcaataataaagttattatttatttccttatatcatgataaatgtttattattcatgctagaattgtattaaccggaaacataatacatgtgtgaatacatagacaaacagagtgtcactagtatgcctctacttgactagctcgttaatcaaagatggttatgtttcctagccatagacataagttgtcatttgattaacgagatcacctcattaggagaatgacgtgattgacttgacccattccgttagcttagcacccgatcgtttagtatgttgctattgctttcttcatgacttatacatgttcctctgactatgagattatgcaactcccgtttaccggaggaacactttgtgtgctaccaaacgtaacaacgtaaatgggtgattataaaggtgctctacaggtgtctccaaaggtacttgttgggttggcgtatttcgagattaggatttgtcactccgattgtcggagaggtatctctgggcccactcggtaatgcacatcactataagccttgcaagcattgtgactaataagttagttgcgggatgatgtgttacggaacgagtaaagagacttgccggtaacaagattgaactaggtatcgagataccgacgatcgaatctcgggcaagtaacatactgatgacaaagggaacaacgtatgttgttatgcggtctgaccaataaagatcttcgtataatatgtgggagccaatatgggcatccaggtcccgctattggttattgaccggagacgtgtctcagtcatgtctacatagttctcgaacccgtagggtccgcacgcttaaagttacgatgacagttttattatgagtttatgtatgttgatgtaccgaaggagttcggagtcccggatgagatcggggacatgacgaggagtctcgaaatggtcgagacgtaaagatcgatatattggacgactatattcggacttcggaaaggttccgagtgattcgggtatttttcggagtaccggagagttacgggaatacgtattgggccttattggaccatacgggaaagaagaaaaagggcctcaagggtggccgcacccctccccttggtctggtccgaattggactagggaaggggggcgccccattccttccttctctttttcccttcctcttttcctattccatatgggaggtggaatcctactaggactagggagtcctagtaggactccacacttggtgtgccccctcctagggccggcctcctcctcccttgatcttttatatacgggggcaggggggcaccccagagacacaacaattgatccttgagatcttttagccgtgtgcggtgcccccctccaccaaattacacctcgatattatcattgcggagcttaggcgaagccctgcgtcggtagaacatcatcatcgtcaccacgccgtcgtgctgacgaaactctccctcaacactcggctggatcggagttcgagggacgtcatcgagctgaacgtgtgtagaactcggaggtgccgtgcgttcggtacttgatcggtcggatcgtgaagacgtacgactacatcaaccgcattgtgataacgcttccgctgtcggtctacgagggtacgtggacaacactctcccctctcgttgctatgcatcaccatgatcttgcgtgtgcgtaggaatttttttaaaattactacgttccttaacagtggcatccgagccaggttttatgcgttgatgctatgcacgagtagaacgcaagtgagttgtgagcgatataagtcatactgcttaccagcatgtcatactttggttcagcggtattgtgagatgaagcggcccggaccgacattacgcgtacgcttacgcgagactggtttcaccgttcggagcactcgttgcttaaaggtgactggagggtgtctgtctctctcactttagttgaaccgagtgtggctacgcccggtccttgcgaaggttaaaacagcaccaacttgacaaactatcgttgtggttttgatgcgtaggtaagaacggttcttgctaagcccgtagcagccacgtaaaacttgcaacaacaaagtagaggacgtctaacttgtttttgtaaggcatgttgtgatgtgatatggtcaagacatgatgtgatataatgtgttgtatgagatgatcatgttttgtaaccgagttatcggcaactggcaggagccatatggttgtcgctttattgtatgagatgcaatcgccatgtaatagttttactttatcactaagcggtagcgatagtcgtaaaagcaataagttggcgagatgacaacgatgctacgatggagatcaaggtgtcgcgccggtgacgatggtgatcatgacggtgcttcggagatggagatcacaagcacggtgcttcggagatggagatcacaagcacaagatgatgatggccatatcatatcacttatattgattgcatgtgatgttaatcctttatgcatcttatcttgctttgattgacggtagcattataagatgatctctcactaaaatttcaagataaaagtgttctccctgagtatgcaccgttgcaaaagttcttcgtgctgagataccacgtgttaatcgggtgtgataggctctacgttcaaatacaacaggtgcaaaacagttgcacacgcggaatactcaggttaaacttgacgagcctagcatatacagatatggcctcggaacacagagaccgaaaggtcgagcgtgaatcatatagtagatatgatcaacatagtgatgttcaccattgaaactactccatctcacgtgttaatcggacatggtttagttgctttggatcacgtaatcacttagatgattagagagatgtctatctaagtgggagttcttaagtaatatgattaattgaacttaaatttatcatgaacttagtcctgatagtattttgcaaattatgttgtagatcaatagctcgcgttgttgcttccctgtgtttattttttgttcctagagaaaaattatgttgaaagatgttagtagcaaagatgcggattggatccgtgatctgaggattatcctcattgctgcacagaaaaattatgtccttgatgcactgctaggtgacagacctattgcaggagcagatgcagacgttatgaacgtttggctagctcaatatgatgactacttgatagtttagtgcaccatgcttaacgacttagaatcgggacttcaaagacgttttgaacgtcatggaccatatgagatgttctaggagttgaagttaatatttcaagcaaatacccgagttgagagatatgaaatctccaacaagttctatagcaaaaagatggaggagaatcgctcaactagtgagcatgtgctcagattgtccgggtactacaatcgcttgaatcaagtgggagtttatcttccagataaaatagtgattgacagaattctctagtcaccatcaccaagttagtagaacttcgtgatgaactatggtatgcaagggatgacgaaagtaattcccgagctcttcgtgatgctgaaatcgacgaaggtagaaatcaagaaaaacatcaagtgttgatggttgacgagaccacttcaagtgttgatggttgacgagaccgctagtttcaagaaaagggcaaagggaaaaaggggaacttcaaaaagaacggcaagcaagttgctgctcaagtgaagaagcctaagtctggtcctaagcctgagactaagtgcttctactgcaaagggactggtcactggaagcggaactaccccaactatttggtggataagaaggatggaaaagtgaagaaaggtatatttgatatacagattattgatgtgtactttactagtgtttatagaaatccctcggtaattgatactggttcagttgctaagagtagtaactcgaaacgggagttgcagaataaacagagactagtaaaagtgaacaaaggtatatttgatatacagattattgatgtgtactttactagtgtttatagcaacccctcggtaattgatactggttcagttgctaaagagtagtaactcgaaaacgggagttgcagaataaacagagactagtaaaaggcgaggtgacgatgtgtgttggaagtagttccaagattgatatgatcatcatcgcacactccctgtactttcgggattagtgttgaaactaaataagtgttatttggtgtttgcgttgagcatgaatatgatctgatcatgtttattgcaatacggttattcatttaagttagagaacaattgttgttctgtttacatgaataaaacctttatggtcatacacaccaacgaaaatggtttgttggatctcgatcatagtgatacacatattcataatattgaagccaaaagatgcaaagttaataatgatagtgcaacttatttgtggtactgccgtttaggtcatattggtgtaaagcgcatgaagaaactccatactgatgggattttggaatcacttgattatgaatcacttgcttgcgaaccgtgcctcatgggcaagatgactaaaacgccgttcttcggaactatggagagagcaacagatttgttggaaatcatacatacagatgtatgtggtccgatgaatattgaggctcgtagcaggtatcattattttctgaccttcacagatgatttgagcagatatgggtatatctacttgatgaaacacaaagtctgaaacatttgaaaagttcaaagaatttcagagtgaagtggagaatcatcgtaacaaaaaaataaaagtttctacgatatgatcgcagaggtaaaatatttgagttacgagtttggccttcagttaaaacaatgtgaaatagtttcactactcacgccacctggaacaccacagtgtaatggtgtgtccgaacgacataaccgtactttattggatatagtgcaatctatgatgtctcttaccaatttaccactatcgttttgggttatgcattagagacagctacattcacgttaaatagggcaccatcaaaatccgttgagacgacgccttatgaactgtggtttggcaagaaaccaaagttgtcgtttcttaaaattttggggttgcgatgcttatgtgaaaaaatttcatcctgataagctcaaacccaaatcggagaaatgtgtcttcataggatacccaaaggagacagttgggtacaccttctatcacagatccgaaggcaagacattcgttgctaagtatggatcctttctagagaaggagtttctctcgaaagatgtgagtgggaggaaagtagaaattgatgaggtaactgtacctgctcccttattggatcacagaaatctgttcctgtgacttctacaccaattagtgaggaagttaatgatgatgatcatgtaactacagatcaagttactaccaaacctcgtaggtaaaccagagtaagatccgcaccagagtggtacggtaatcctgttctggaggttatgttactagaccatgacgaacctacgaactatgaagaagcgatggtgagcccagattccgcaaaatggcttgaggccatgaaatctgagatgagatccatgtatgagaacaaagtgtggactttggttgacttgcccgatgatcggcaagcaattgagaataaatggattgtcaagaggaagacggacgctgatagtagtatcactatctacaaagctagaattgtcgcaaaaaggttttcgacaagttcaagatgttgactacgatgagagtttctcactcgtatctatgcttaagtctgtccgaatcatgttagcaattgccgcattttatgaaatctggcaaagggataaacaaaactgcattcctgatggatttattaaagaagagttgtatatgatacaaccagaaggttttgtcaatcctaaaggtgctaacaaaatatgcaagctccagcgatccatcaatggactggtgcaagcatctcggagttggaatatacgctttgataagttgatcaaagcatatagttgtatacagacttgcggtgaagcctgtatttacaagaaagtgagtgggagcactacagcatttctgataagtatatgtgaatgacatattgttgatcggaaataatgtagaattattctgcaaagcataaaggagtgtttgaaaggagtttttcaaagatagacctcggtgaagctgcttacatattgagcatcaagatctatagagatagatgaagacgcttgataagtttttcaatgagtacataccttaacaagattttgaagtagttcaaaatagaacagtcaaagaaaagagttcttgcctgtgttacaaggtgtgaaattgagtaaagactcaaagcccgaccacggcaaaagatagaaagagaatgaaagtcattccctatgccttggccataggttctataaagtatgccatgttgtgtaccagatctattgtataccctacactgattttggcaagggagtacaatagtgatctaggagtagatcactggacagcggtcaaaattatccttactggaataaggatatgtttctcgattatggaagtgacaaaaggctcgtcgtaaaaggttacgtcgatgcaagttttgacactaatctagatgactctaagtctcggtctagatacatattgaaagtgggagaaattagctagagtagctccatgcagagcattgtagacatagaaatttgcaaaatacttacggatctgaatgtgacagacccgttgactaaaattatctcacaagcaaaacatgatcacaccttagtactctttgggtgttaatcacatagcgatgtgaactagattactgactctagtaaaccctttgggtgatggtcacatgacgatgtgaactatgggtgttaatcacatggtgatgtgaactattcatgttaaatcacatggcgatgtgaactagattattgactctagtgcaagtgggagactgaaggaaatatgccctagaggcaataataaagtattatttatttccttgtatcatgataaatgtttattattcatgctagaattgtattaaccggaaacataatacatgtgtgaatatatagacaaacagagtgtcactagtatgcctctacttgactagctcgttaatcaaagatggttatgtttcctagccatagacataagttgtcatttgattaacgagatcacctcattaggagaatgacgtgattgacttgacccattccgttagcttagcacccgatcgtttagtatgttgctattgctttcttcatgacttatacatgttcctctgactatgagattatgcaactcccgtttaccggaggaacactttgtgtgctaccaaacgtcacaacgtaaatgggtgattataaaggtgctctacaggtgtctccaaaggtacttgttgggttggcgtatttcgagattaggatttgtcactccgattgtcggagaggtatctctgggcccactcggtaatgcacatcactataagccttgcaagcattgtgactaataagttagttgcgagatgatatgttacggaacgagtaaagagacttgccggtaacgagattgaactaggtatcgagataccgacgatcgaatctcgggcaagtaacatactgatgacaaagggaacaacgtatgttgttatgcggtctgaccgataaagatcttcgtagaatatgtgggagccaatatgggcatccaggtcccgctattggttattgaccggagacgtgtctcggtcatgtctacatagttctcgaacccgtagggtccgcacgcttaaagttacgatgacagttttattatgagtttatgtatgttgatgtaccgaaggagttcggagtcccggatgagatcggggacatgacgaggagtctcgaaatggtcgagacgtaaagatcgatatattggacgactatattcggacttcagaaaggttccgagtgattcgggtatttttcggagtaccggagagttacgggaatacgtattgggccttattgggccatacgggaaagaagaaaaagggcctcaagggtggccgcacccctccccttggtctggtccgaattggactagggaaggggggcgccccattccttccttctctttttcccttcctcttttcctattccatataggaggtggaatcctactaggactagggagtcctagtaggactccacacttggtgtgccccctcctagggtcggcctcctcctcccttgctcttttatatacgggggcaggggggcaccccagagacacaacaattgatccttgagatcttttagccgtgtgcggtgccccctccaccaaattacacctcgataatatcattgcggagcttaggcgaagccctgcgtcggtagaacatcatcatcgtcaccacgccgtcgtgctgacgaaactctccctcaacactcggctggatcggagttcgagggacgtcatcgagctgaacgtgtgtagaactcggaggtgccgtgcgttcggtacttgatcggtcggatcgtgaagacgtacgactacatcaaccgcgttgtgataacgcttccgctgtcggtctacgagggtacgtggacaacactctcccctctcgttgctatgcatcaccatgatcttgcgtgtgcgtaggaaatttttgaaattactacgttccccaacagtggcatccgagcctggttttatgcgttgatgctttgcacgagtagaacacaagtgagttgtgggcgatataagtcatactgcttaccagcatgtcatactttggttcagcggtattgtgagatgaagcggcccggaccgacattacgcgtacgcttacgcgagactggtttcaccgttcggagcactcgttgcttaaaggtgactggcgggtgtctgtctctctcactttagttgaaccgagtgtggctacgcccggtccttgcgaaggttaaaacagcaccaacttgacaaactatcgttgtggttttgatgcgtaggtaagaacggttcttgctaagcccgtagcagccacgtaaaacatgcaacaacaaagtagaggtcgtctaacttgtttttgcagggcatgttgtgatgtgatatggtcaagacatgatgtgatataatgtgttgtatgagatgaccatgttttgtaaccgagttatcggcaactggcaggagccatatggttgtcgctttattgtatgagatgctatcgccatgtaatagttttactttatcactaaacggtagcgatagtcgtaaaagcaataagttggcgagacgacaacgatactacgatggagatcaaggtgtcgagccggtgacgatggtgatcatgatggtgcttcggagatggagatcacaagcacaagatgatgatggccatatcatatcacttatattgattgcatgtgatgttaatcctttatgcatcttatcttgctttgtttgacggtagcattataagatgatctctcactaaaatttcaagacaaaagtgttctccctgagtatgcaccgttgcgaaagttcttcgtgctgagacaccacgtgttaatcgggtgtgataggctctacgttcaaatacaacgggtgcaaaacagttgcacacgcggaatactcaggttaaacttgacgagcctagcatatgtacagatatggcctcggaacacagagaccgaaaggtcgagcgtgaatcatatagtagatatgatcaacatagtgatgttcaccattgaaactattccatctcacgtgttaatcggacatggtttagttgctttggatcacgtaatcacttagatgattaaagggatgtctatctaagttggagttcttaagtaatatgattaattgaacttaaatttatcatgaacttagtcctgatagtattttgcaaattatgttgtagatcaatagctcgcgttgttgcttccctgtttatttttgatatgttcctagagaaaaattatgttgaaagatgttagtagcaatgatgcggattggatccgtgatctgaggattatcctcattgatgcacagaaaaattatgtccttgatgcaccgctaggtgacagacctattgcaggagcagatgcagacgttatgaacgtttggctagctcaatatgatgactacttgatagtttagtgcaccatgcttaacagcttagaatcgggacttcaaagacgttttgaacgtgatggaacatataagatgttccaggagttgaagttaatatttcaagcaaatacccgagttgagagatatgaagtctccaacaagttctatagctaaaagatggaggagaattgctcaactagtgagcatgtgctcagattgtctgggtactacaatcgcttgaatcaagtgggagttaatcttccagataaaatagtgattgacagaattctctagtcaccatcaccaagttagtagaacttcgtgatgaactatagtatgcaagggatgacgaaagtaattcccaagctcttcgtgatgctgaaatcaacgaaggtagaaatcaagaaaaacatcaagtgttgatggttaacaagaccactagtttcaagaaaagggcaaagggatagaaggcgaacttcaagaagaacggcaagcaagttgctgctcaagtgaagaagcctaagtctggtcctaagcctgagactaagtgcttctactgcaaagggactggtcactggaagcggaactaccccaactatttggtggataagaaggatggcaaagtgaacaaaggtatattggatatacatgttattgatgtgtactttactagtgtttatagcaacccctcggtattcgatactggttcagttgctaagagtagtaactcaaaacgggagttgcagaataaacagagactagtaaaaggagaggtgacgatgtgtgttggaagtagttccaagattgatatgatcatcatcgcacactccctatactttcgggattagtgttgaaactaaataagtgttatttggtgtttgcgttgagcatgaata
This DNA window, taken from Triticum aestivum cultivar Chinese Spring chromosome 1D, IWGSC CS RefSeq v2.1, whole genome shotgun sequence, encodes the following:
- the LOC123181114 gene encoding uncharacterized protein, which encodes MPLRHMLLQARQRWSQPPPRLSELLHVFRSLSILPSGASATPPCRSPTQIQLPQTLPCSDANPLGVGFHIDVVDDDLWPASFGFSSDPTPGDQCLDTFQEHGEEHMHDSDDEIDDMRHRKQLFYKLDRGSKEFEEYNLPLRRRWKRDKPNAKDPSDCEKVEPEKPARLKVPKLKAEPAVHKDDIVEGKRDRVPTFNQMTDPYHHPFCLDIHVSKGSVRACFVHRVTSRVVSVAHSISKDMKFDLGSRKGIKACVAVGALLAKRAIEDDIHNAIYTPRKGDKIEGKIEVVLRGIIENGVDVKVKLKHRRKLTKNAPVVQQGGESR